The proteins below are encoded in one region of Aeromonas veronii:
- the dgt gene encoding dGTPase, producing the protein MYQRLIPSLRIHNWGEEPLLEATEQDRARIVQAAPVRRLQQKTQVFPLDVKASVRSRLTHSLEVQETGRQISRRILARLPADAVCEGAFINLVEMSCLLHDVGNPPFGHFGEQVMSQWLAQELDALFARAHDQLPSPQWAELRQDLLVFDGNAQSLRLVHSLHELNLTLGQLAALCKYPQQPAPGQHLGQHHGWTSKRGIFFSEQPLYQSLSQQLGLAPGCRHPLVYIMEAADDISYCIADLEDAVDRRILGLGELQQALRLADGGEYMTSLLAEAMASTRGFFPHFRQQLTRNLVDLAAKTYVTEHEAMLKGAYPQALLHGQAPAARVLDVLKQVAREQVFMRPEVEALELEGYAALRGVLSTYACLLALPAAQFERLLAGKGGSELFFARRLFHRLSARHLKAYRLAVAAADPRFVSRAEQEWYYRVRLLLDYVSGMTDTYALEEFRLLSGI; encoded by the coding sequence ATGTATCAGCGCCTGATCCCCTCACTGCGTATCCACAACTGGGGGGAGGAGCCCCTGCTGGAGGCGACCGAACAGGATCGCGCCCGCATCGTGCAGGCCGCCCCCGTGCGCCGTTTGCAGCAGAAGACCCAGGTCTTCCCGCTGGATGTGAAGGCCTCGGTGCGCAGCCGCCTGACCCATTCGCTGGAGGTGCAGGAGACCGGTCGCCAGATTAGCCGCCGCATCCTGGCCAGGCTGCCCGCCGATGCGGTGTGCGAGGGGGCCTTCATCAACCTGGTGGAGATGTCCTGCCTGCTGCACGACGTGGGCAACCCCCCCTTCGGCCACTTTGGCGAGCAGGTGATGAGCCAGTGGCTGGCCCAGGAGTTGGACGCGCTGTTTGCCCGTGCCCACGACCAGCTGCCGAGTCCCCAGTGGGCCGAGTTGCGCCAGGACTTGCTGGTGTTCGACGGCAACGCCCAGAGTCTGCGGCTGGTGCACAGCCTGCACGAGCTGAACCTGACCCTGGGCCAGCTGGCGGCCCTGTGCAAATACCCGCAGCAGCCCGCGCCCGGGCAGCACCTTGGTCAGCATCATGGCTGGACCAGCAAGCGCGGCATTTTTTTCAGCGAGCAGCCCCTCTACCAGTCCCTGAGCCAGCAGCTCGGGTTGGCACCGGGTTGCCGTCATCCGCTGGTCTACATCATGGAGGCGGCGGATGACATCTCCTACTGCATCGCGGATCTCGAGGATGCGGTGGACAGGCGGATCCTCGGCCTCGGGGAGCTGCAGCAGGCCCTGCGCCTGGCCGACGGGGGAGAGTACATGACCAGCCTGCTGGCCGAGGCCATGGCATCGACCAGGGGCTTCTTCCCCCATTTCCGTCAGCAGCTGACTCGGAATCTGGTGGATTTGGCAGCCAAGACCTATGTCACCGAGCACGAGGCCATGCTGAAGGGGGCTTATCCCCAGGCGTTGCTGCACGGTCAGGCGCCGGCGGCACGGGTGCTGGACGTGCTCAAGCAAGTCGCGAGGGAGCAGGTCTTCATGCGCCCGGAAGTGGAGGCCCTCGAGCTGGAAGGTTACGCCGCCCTGCGCGGGGTGCTCTCCACCTATGCCTGCCTGCTGGCATTGCCGGCCGCCCAGTTCGAGCGGTTGCTGGCAGGCAAGGGGGGCAGCGAGCTGTTCTTCGCCCGCAGGCTGTTCCATCGATTGTCGGCCCGCCACCTCAAGGCGTACCGGCTGGCAGTTGCCGCGGCGGATCCCCGCTTCGTGTCGAGGGCAGAACAGGAGTGGTACTACAGGGTGCGGCTGCTGCTCGACTACGTCAGCGGCATGACGGATACCTATGCCCTCGAGGAGTTCCGGCTGCTGTCCGGGATCTGA
- the arcB gene encoding aerobic respiration two-component sensor histidine kinase ArcB — protein sequence MKQIKSWAQYYVDLMTKLGLVRFSMLLAACIIVLAVSIQMGVTLFLRGAVDVVDLVRSVFFGLLVTPWAVYFLSIVVDQLEDSRQRLSRMVAKLQDMRERDLELNNQLQENIRRLNTQIAETQRAETLRQQAIEDLENEVFQREKAQLHLGERTALLRSFIDCSPDLVYYRNEEEQFSGCNRAMEELTGRVEADLIGLTPFDVYKQDIASKVVETDKQVFAQNEPLTYEQWLEYPDGRKAYFELRKVPFFDRFGKRLGLLGFGRDITERKQYQDKLEKASRDKTTFISTISHELRTPLNGIVGLSRMLMDTPLDAKQHQQLKTIHLSAVTLGNIFNDIIDLDKLDRRRLEIAPTRIDLPAFLDELETLSRIQAEQKGLYLHFDRDGDMPQFVMADGTRLRQVLWNLVGNAVKFTDEGGVTVRCLSHESDTPGKLALHFEVEDTGVGIPRAQQEKIFAMYYQVQGKKHATGTGIGLAVSRQLVQAMGGQLYVDSDPGEGACFTAELEVECVAPQAIEPELEQPSLDILLVEDVELNVTVACALLSKLGHEVKVARDGTQALAMANPDDFDLILLDIQLPDMTGFDVAAKLLERYGDSLPPMVALTANATGDREYYRERGMQDVINKPLGSKAVREVIGHLFADLADDEAHEQEAAGNQDALLDLAFLTDYASTVGKPVLLSSVDLFEKMMPDYMAVLDSNMTARDQAGVVEEAHKIKGAAGSIGLRRLQQTAQLIQSPDHPAWWENVEDWIETLRREYPGDISRLRHWLLS from the coding sequence ATGAAGCAAATCAAATCCTGGGCGCAATATTATGTCGATCTGATGACCAAGCTGGGGCTGGTCCGTTTCAGCATGTTGCTGGCGGCCTGCATCATAGTGCTGGCGGTCTCCATCCAGATGGGGGTGACCCTGTTTCTGCGCGGGGCCGTGGATGTGGTCGACCTGGTGCGTTCGGTCTTCTTCGGCCTGCTGGTGACGCCCTGGGCCGTCTATTTTCTCTCCATCGTGGTGGATCAGCTGGAGGACTCCCGTCAGCGGCTGAGCCGCATGGTGGCGAAGTTGCAGGACATGCGCGAGCGGGATCTCGAGCTCAATAACCAGTTGCAGGAGAACATCCGCCGTCTCAACACCCAGATAGCCGAGACCCAGCGCGCCGAAACCTTGCGCCAGCAGGCGATCGAGGATCTGGAGAACGAGGTGTTCCAGCGGGAGAAGGCCCAGCTGCATCTGGGGGAGCGTACCGCCCTGCTGCGATCCTTCATCGACTGCTCACCGGACCTGGTCTATTACCGCAACGAGGAGGAGCAGTTCTCCGGTTGCAACCGCGCCATGGAGGAGCTGACCGGCCGGGTGGAGGCGGATCTCATCGGATTGACCCCGTTCGACGTCTACAAGCAGGACATCGCCAGCAAGGTGGTGGAGACCGACAAGCAGGTCTTCGCCCAGAACGAACCGCTCACCTATGAACAGTGGCTGGAGTACCCGGATGGCCGCAAGGCTTACTTCGAGCTGCGCAAGGTGCCTTTCTTCGACAGATTCGGCAAGCGGCTCGGCCTGCTCGGTTTCGGCCGGGACATCACCGAACGCAAGCAGTATCAGGACAAGCTGGAGAAGGCGAGTCGGGACAAGACCACCTTCATCTCCACCATCAGCCACGAGCTGCGCACCCCCCTCAACGGCATAGTGGGCCTGAGTCGCATGCTGATGGACACGCCGCTGGACGCAAAACAGCACCAGCAGCTCAAGACCATCCACCTGAGCGCCGTGACGCTCGGCAACATCTTCAACGACATCATCGATCTGGACAAACTGGACCGTCGCCGGCTGGAAATTGCCCCCACCCGCATCGATCTGCCCGCCTTCCTCGACGAGCTGGAGACGCTGTCGCGCATCCAGGCGGAGCAGAAGGGGCTCTACCTGCATTTCGACCGGGATGGCGACATGCCGCAGTTCGTGATGGCCGACGGCACCCGCTTGCGCCAGGTGCTGTGGAACCTGGTGGGCAATGCGGTGAAGTTCACCGATGAGGGCGGCGTGACGGTGCGTTGCCTATCCCATGAGTCCGATACGCCCGGCAAGCTGGCGCTGCATTTCGAGGTGGAAGACACCGGGGTCGGCATCCCCCGCGCCCAGCAGGAGAAGATCTTCGCCATGTACTATCAGGTGCAGGGCAAGAAACACGCCACCGGCACCGGCATCGGCCTCGCGGTCTCCCGCCAGCTGGTGCAGGCCATGGGCGGCCAGCTCTATGTGGACAGCGATCCCGGCGAGGGGGCCTGCTTCACCGCCGAGCTGGAAGTGGAGTGCGTGGCGCCCCAGGCCATCGAACCGGAGCTGGAGCAGCCTTCCCTCGACATCCTGCTGGTGGAGGATGTGGAGCTGAACGTCACCGTGGCCTGCGCCCTGCTCAGCAAGCTGGGCCACGAGGTCAAGGTGGCGCGCGACGGCACCCAGGCCTTGGCCATGGCGAATCCGGATGATTTCGATCTGATCCTGCTTGATATCCAGTTGCCGGACATGACCGGTTTCGACGTGGCGGCCAAGCTGCTTGAGCGTTACGGCGACAGCCTGCCTCCCATGGTGGCGCTCACCGCCAATGCGACCGGCGATCGCGAGTACTATCGGGAGCGCGGCATGCAGGATGTGATCAACAAGCCGCTCGGATCCAAGGCGGTGCGGGAGGTCATCGGCCACCTGTTCGCCGATCTGGCCGACGATGAGGCGCACGAGCAGGAGGCGGCGGGCAATCAGGATGCCCTGCTGGATCTTGCCTTCCTCACCGATTACGCCAGTACGGTGGGCAAGCCGGTGCTGCTCTCCAGCGTGGATCTGTTCGAGAAGATGATGCCCGACTACATGGCGGTGCTCGACTCGAACATGACGGCCCGGGATCAGGCCGGTGTGGTGGAGGAGGCGCACAAGATCAAGGGGGCGGCCGGTTCCATCGGCCTGCGCCGCCTGCAACAGACCGCCCAGCTCATCCAGAGCCCGGATCATCCCGCCTGGTGGGAGAACGTGGAGGACTGGATTGAGACGTTAAGGCGGGAATACCCGGGGGATATCTCCCGGCTGCGCCATTGGCTGCTCTCCTGA